Proteins encoded together in one Terriglobales bacterium window:
- a CDS encoding tetratricopeptide repeat protein, with translation MPKWMKNRLVIGLVVFFTAMGIWESRKPRFRPMYQQGAALYQQQRYLQALQQFDRAYGVDPNQVAVVVMMGWSNLKLRRYEEARFYFQRAQRLDPRNPEAQLGAAFVAWHTGQRLDGNKAQRLAARFPDDPEVRAMAEAAKKQEAGGRR, from the coding sequence ATGCCTAAGTGGATGAAGAACCGGCTGGTGATCGGGCTGGTGGTGTTCTTCACCGCCATGGGGATCTGGGAATCGCGGAAGCCGCGGTTCCGGCCGATGTACCAGCAGGGCGCCGCGCTCTATCAGCAGCAGCGCTACCTGCAGGCACTGCAGCAGTTCGACCGTGCCTACGGCGTCGACCCCAACCAGGTCGCGGTGGTGGTGATGATGGGGTGGAGCAACCTGAAGCTGCGCCGCTACGAGGAAGCGCGGTTCTACTTTCAGCGGGCACAGCGGCTCGACCCGCGCAACCCGGAGGCGCAACTGGGAGCGGCGTTCGTCGCCTGGCACACCGGCCAGCGGCTGGACGGCAACAAGGCCCAGAGGTTGGCGGCGCGGTTCCCCGACGATCCGGAAGTGCGGGCCATGGCGGAGGCGGCAAAGAAGCAGGAGGCAGGAGGCAGGAGGTAG